A window of Ranitomeya variabilis isolate aRanVar5 chromosome 2, aRanVar5.hap1, whole genome shotgun sequence contains these coding sequences:
- the LOC143803805 gene encoding complement factor B-like, with product MFHSFLKKTTGSTQGLSLIMERPNQGSRISSFDFTPRYAVISYASFAKPIVLLSDDDSVDADAVIERIKEFKYTAHADELGMNTRAALNETHNMLSLQNTRDPQKFLETRNVILLMTDGKHNMGGDPTVEIKRIREFLNIRKDNKREDYLDVYVFGLGNDISESEINDIASKKDNEKHVFRMENVLHMKKAFEIMLDDTEVLQMCGLSKERLQDDQGLEEVFPWIAKITITRPGSEEKCKGSIVSKSFVLTAAHCFHLDELLHTVSVRVGDKVYRVKELHLHSDYNPIGKKDKGVEKSYDYDMALVELDRKLEFSSKIRPICLPCTTGATWALKQRGKSVTCSDHGKVWSA from the exons ATGTTCCATTCCTTCCTCAAGAAGACAACTGGTTCCACCCAAGGACTGTCTCTGATAATGGAGCGCCCCaaccagggcagcagg ATATCCAGCTTTGATTTTACCCCTCGCTATGCTGTCATCTCGTATGCGTCATTTGCGAAACCCATTGTGCTGCTGTCTGATGATGACAGTGTGGACGCTGACGCCGTCATCGAGAGGATTAAAGAATTTAAGTACACAG cacATGCAGATGAACTGGGAATGAACACTCGGGCAGCCCTGAATGAAACTCACAACATGTTGTCACTGCAAAATACGAGAGATCCCCAAAAATTCCTGGAAACGAGAAATGTAATCCTGCTGATGACAGATG GAAAGCACAATATGGGAGGAGACCCGACTGTGGAGATTAAGAGGATCAGAGAATTTCTGAACATCAGGAAGGACAATAAACGGGAAGATTATCTAG ATGTTTATGTCTTCGGCCTAGGTAATGACATAAGTGAAAGTGAAATCAATGACATTGCAtccaagaaagataatgagaagcatGTTTTCAGGATGGAAAATGTGCTTCACATGAAGAAGGCTTTTGAAATAATGTTAG ATGATACAGAAGTTCTTCAGATGTGTGGACTTTCCAAAGAACGACTTCAAGATGATCAGGGCCTAGAAGAAGTGTTTCCCTGGATAGCTAAAATTACTATCACA CGTCCAGGTTCTGAAGAAAAATGTAAAGGATCAATTGTGAGCAAATCATTTGTCTTGACGGCTGCTCACTGCTTCCACCTGGATGAACTACTCCATACTGTCAGTGTCAGAGTTGGAG ATAAGGTCTACAGGGTGAAGGAACTCCACCTTCATAGTGACTACAACCCAATTGGCAAAAAAGACAAGGGCGTGGAGAAATCCTATGATTACGATATGGCTCTCGTTGAACTGGATAGGAAACTTGAGTTTTCCAGTAAAATCAG ACCTATCTGTCTTCCATGTACAACCGGGGCGACCTGGGCTTTAAAGCAGAGAGGGAAGTCTGTAACGTGCAGCGACCATG